The following coding sequences are from one Gemella haemolysans ATCC 10379 window:
- the rnmV gene encoding ribonuclease M5, whose amino-acid sequence MKIKEIIVVEGRDDTNRVKEAIDCDTFETNGSALTKKKIERLIFLEKTRGLIVLTDPDYAGKRIRSIIEKNIPTAKHAYISNKKAVDSKGKIGIEAASKEDIIAAIKNHYTPMDEVKNDISNEILIELGLVGGATSKVLREELCERLNIGYTNAKQLLNKLNMYNISKERLLEEMKKISKGIK is encoded by the coding sequence ATGAAAATCAAAGAAATAATAGTAGTAGAAGGAAGAGATGATACCAATAGGGTCAAAGAAGCAATAGATTGTGATACATTTGAAACTAATGGCTCGGCCCTAACTAAGAAAAAAATAGAACGTTTAATCTTCCTAGAAAAAACAAGAGGATTAATAGTTTTAACGGATCCTGATTATGCGGGAAAAAGAATTAGAAGTATTATAGAAAAAAATATCCCGACGGCAAAACATGCATATATTTCAAATAAAAAAGCCGTAGATAGTAAAGGGAAAATAGGAATAGAAGCTGCGAGTAAAGAAGATATTATAGCGGCTATAAAAAATCATTATACACCTATGGATGAGGTAAAAAATGATATAAGTAATGAAATATTGATAGAGTTAGGTTTAGTTGGAGGAGCTACCTCAAAAGTTTTAAGAGAAGAACTTTGCGAAAGATTAAATATAGGTTACACTAATGCTAAACAACTACTAAATAAACTAAACATGTATAATATTTCTAAAGAACGATTATTAGAAGAAATGAAAAAAATAAGTAAAGGAATAAAATAA
- a CDS encoding YitT family protein produces the protein MESRIEFLKKYISIIIGSLIFAAGLEFFLIPNNILDGGVIGVSIIARHYLGLPLGIFILVFNIPFLYLGYKQIGKGFAIASIFGIVILSFATSYFHNFSPLVTDPFLACIFGGIILGIGVGLVIRNGGTLDGSEMFSIYATKKLPISVGEMVLGINVVIFIASGFVFTWEAALYSMISYFVASKVMDIVIEGLNDSKSVMVITSNYQVISQEIQDRLGRGVTLLHGEGGYSGHETKIIFCVITRIEESKLKKIVFRNDKNAFLSIGTVSEVSGANFKKKDIH, from the coding sequence ATGGAAAGCAGAATAGAATTTTTAAAGAAATATATAAGTATAATTATTGGATCATTAATTTTTGCGGCGGGATTAGAATTTTTCTTAATTCCTAATAATATATTGGATGGTGGAGTAATTGGTGTATCTATTATTGCACGTCACTATTTGGGATTACCACTTGGGATTTTCATACTAGTCTTTAATATTCCATTTCTATATTTGGGATATAAGCAGATAGGTAAAGGATTCGCCATAGCTTCTATTTTTGGAATTGTTATCTTATCTTTTGCAACTTCATATTTTCATAATTTTTCACCACTTGTTACGGATCCATTCTTAGCATGTATATTCGGTGGGATAATACTTGGAATAGGAGTAGGATTAGTTATTAGAAATGGTGGTACGTTAGATGGAAGTGAGATGTTTTCTATCTATGCTACTAAAAAATTACCGATTTCTGTAGGTGAAATGGTCCTTGGGATAAATGTTGTTATATTTATTGCTTCTGGATTTGTATTCACATGGGAAGCTGCACTTTATTCAATGATAAGTTATTTCGTTGCATCTAAAGTAATGGATATTGTTATTGAGGGGCTTAATGATTCCAAATCGGTTATGGTTATTACAAGTAACTATCAAGTGATAAGTCAAGAAATTCAAGACAGATTAGGTCGTGGTGTGACTTTATTACATGGTGAAGGTGGTTATTCAGGGCATGAAACAAAAATAATCTTTTGTGTAATCACTCGTATAGAAGAATCAAAACTTAAAAAAATAGTCTTTAGAAATGATAAGAATGCCTTTCTATCGATTGGAACAGTTAGTGAGGTAAGTGGAGCTAACTTTAAGAAAAAAGATATACACTAA